Genomic segment of Streptomyces zhihengii:
AAGCCGACCACCCCGCTGACCACCCGGCCGAAGAAGGGGTCGGCGAACACCCGGGCGGCGAAGGCGTCCTGCTCGTCCTCACCCGCGTCGCCCGCCCCGGAGACGATCAGCGCGATCGTCTCGGCGCGCCGGGTGACGAGCGAGCGCGCGGCCCGGTTGGGGGCGTAGCCGGTGCGCTCGATGGCCTGGCGCACGGAGTCCTGGATGTGCGGATCGACGTTGCGGATCCCGTTGATGACCCGGGAGACGGTCGCCCGTGAGACTCCGGCCTCGCGTGCCACGTCCTCCAGTGTCGGGACCTGTCTGTTCATGTCCGCACCCTAGCGTTCTGCCCGGCCAGAGGCATAGAGCGCTCTCCCGGGACGGTGCGGGCCTGCGGCGGAGGGGCCCGCCGGGGCGGGTCCCGGGGAAAGCGGGGCGGGGCCGGGCGGGTCCGGGGGCGGGGCGGGGCCGGGCGGGCGGGGGCCGGGCGGGCGGAGGCCGTCAGCCCTACCCGAGGCCGGGCAGCCGGGACCTGCGCACCGTGAACCGGTCGAAGACCAGGGAGGTGTTGTCCCCGCGCAGCCCGACACCGCCGGGGCCGCCCAGCGCGCCCGGCGCGGTGTCGACCGTCCGCAGCACCGGTCGGCCGTCCACCGCGAGACGGATCAGCACACCGCCCCTGACGGTGCGCGCCAGGGCGCTGACCCGGTGCCACCGCCCGTACGGGACGGGGTGCCGGGCCTCGGCGAGGGTGCGGTAGACGCCCTCGCCGCCCGGCACCGCGGGACTCTTGCGCTTGAGCACCACCACGCCGTCGCGGCGGCGGAAGCTGAGCGCGTACAGCTCGTCGGGGCTGCGGTAGCGCAGCCACAGATGCGCGCCGTCCCAGTCCCGCGCGGGGGTGCCGGGGGTGGTGACCGGGGGCTCCACCAGGGCGCGGAAGGTGACGGCGACGTCCTGGAGGTCCCGTCGGCGGGTGACCAGGCGGAAGACGCACGAGCCGGTGCCGTCGGACGAACGGGCGTCGGGCGAGCGGTCGTCGGGGACGCCCGTCCAGCCGTACGTCCAGCGGGCGAAGAGGGATCCGCTGGTCACGTCCCAGTCGGGGTGGAGGCGGGCCCGCGGGTCCCCGGGGCGGCGGAAGGCGTACTCGTTGGTGACCAGTCCGTCGGCGGGGAAGCGCGAGCGGAAGGACACGGGGTCGGGCGGGAAGGGCGGCCGGCCGGCCGCCGGATCGCTTCCGCCGGAGGCCGGGGAGGTTCCGCCGGGGGCCGGATCGCTTCCGCCGGAGGCCGGGGAGGTTCCGCCGGGGGCCGGATCGCTTCCGGCGGGGGCCGGCGACGGGGCCGGGGCCGGCGCGGTGGAATCCGCGGCCGGGGCCGGGGAGGTGCCGGCGCCGTGGGCGGCGGCGGCCGTGCCGGCGGCCGACGCGGCGACGGCCGCGGCGAGCAGCGCCCTGCGGCCGAGCGGGCCGCGCGCCTCGGGCGGTTTCATGGTGCCGTCCTTCCGTGTCCCCGGCCGTGCGGCGCTTCCGGTGCGGATTCCGCCGGGGCCGCGGGCCGTGTCTGGGCCACCGTCAGGGTCCGGAAGGCCGGCCACCGCGGGGCGCCGTCGTTGTGGACGCCGAGGGCGACGCCGCCGGTGGCGTGTCCCCCGGCGGCACTCGGGGGCACCGGGACGCGGGCCCGGAGCCGTCCGTCGACCCGGACCTCGGTGGCGTCGGCCGTCACCACGATCCGCAGGGTGTGGCGGGCCGCCGGCTCCAGCCGGGCCCGGGCGACCGTGCGCCGCGCGGCGCCGGTCCCCTCGGTGACGCGTACGTTGGCCCGGCTCAGCGCGACGAGCACCGGCCGGCCGCCGTGGGCGCGCACCGTCAGGGAGACGCCGTTCGCCGTGGAGTGCAGGCCGTCGACGCTCGCCTCGGCCGTGTAGCCGGTCCAGTCCGCGGTGGCCAGGGGGCGGTACTCGGCGGAGAGGTGGCCGCGCTCCAGCGGGTACGGGCCGGCGCCGGTGAAGGCGCCCACGGTGGTGCCGCCGGGCGCGCCGGGGAACTCCCACCCGGCGGGCACCGCCAAGGGCCGCGGCTCGCCGCCGGGGCGGCGGGGGCCGCGTTCGGCGAGCCCGGCGAGGAGGCCGGCGACGGTGGTGCCGCTGGTGATCTCCAGGCGCTGGACGGTCCGTTCGGCGAAGGCCCGGGCCCCCGCGCCGAGCGGGTGCGGGCCGTGGTGGTTGGTGAGCGCGGCGGTGAAGCGCTGCCGCAGCATGCCCTGGAGCACGCCGGCGCCCGACGGGCCGGAGCCGTGCGACTCGGAGAACGGGTAGGCGAACAGCAGGGGCTTCGGCAGCCCGCGGGAGGTGATCGCGTCGATCGAGCGGTCCAGGTCCGCGGCGACCCTCGTCCGGTATTCGGCGGGCGTCTCGCGGCGGCGCTCGGCGGGCAGCCAGAGGCGCTCGGTGAGGGCGGGGCCGAGGCGGGCGCCCGAGGCGTCGAGCGGCAGGCGGCGGTGGAGGTCGTCGGTGTGGCTCTGGAAGTCCCAGCGGCCGGAGGAGGCCATCCGGCGCACTTCCTCCCAGGAGAGGTAGTAGGTGTGCCGCTCCCCCACCTGACCGGTGATCAGATAGGCGGCGGCGCGCATGCCGTGGCGGGCCAGGCTGCGGTCGGCGTACCGCCACAGCCCCTGGGCGCCGTCGTCGAAGGTCAGGTAGACGGTGCGCCCGGGCACCCGCTCGCCGCGCAGATGCCGGACGAACTCGGCGGTGCTCAGCGTCCGGTACCCCGCGGCCCGCAGGGCGGCGAGCTGCGCGTCGAAGGCGGCGGGTGTCACGGTGTACGGGCGTTCGCCGTCGGGACGCACGTCGTGGTAGGCGAGGACCACGGGGCCGGTGTCGCGGGGCAGGCCGCGCAGCGCGGGCGCGCCCGCGGCCGGCGGCGGCGCGGCGGCCGGGGAGAGCTGCTCCTCGACGGCGAACCGGTCGGTCCGGTGCTGCCAGGCGGCCAGGAACGGGATCGCGGCGACCGCCGCGGCGAGCGCGCCGAGCAGCACCCGTACCAGCAGGCGCCGCCCGGCGGCCGGATCGTGGGCGGAGCGCGTCACAGAAGGTCTCCCCTGGTCAGAACGGTCAGCAGGAGCAGCACGACGACGAGGGCGGAGAGCACCGCGGCGAGGGCCCGGGCGGCGGCCGCCGCCGCGCCCCTCACGAGGTGCCCCTGGACCAGACCCCCCGGCGGACGGTGGCGAGCGAGTACGGGAGCAGCCAGGCCAGCACGGTGGAGGAGAGCAGACTCATCAATGGCCGGTAGCGCCACCGGGTGTCCCCGGGGTGGTCGGCCTTGTACGCCAGGCCCCAGGCGCAGCCCTTGAGCAGGACGCCGCACAGATAGAG
This window contains:
- a CDS encoding polysaccharide deacetylase family protein, which encodes MTRSAHDPAAGRRLLVRVLLGALAAAVAAIPFLAAWQHRTDRFAVEEQLSPAAAPPPAAGAPALRGLPRDTGPVVLAYHDVRPDGERPYTVTPAAFDAQLAALRAAGYRTLSTAEFVRHLRGERVPGRTVYLTFDDGAQGLWRYADRSLARHGMRAAAYLITGQVGERHTYYLSWEEVRRMASSGRWDFQSHTDDLHRRLPLDASGARLGPALTERLWLPAERRRETPAEYRTRVAADLDRSIDAITSRGLPKPLLFAYPFSESHGSGPSGAGVLQGMLRQRFTAALTNHHGPHPLGAGARAFAERTVQRLEITSGTTVAGLLAGLAERGPRRPGGEPRPLAVPAGWEFPGAPGGTTVGAFTGAGPYPLERGHLSAEYRPLATADWTGYTAEASVDGLHSTANGVSLTVRAHGGRPVLVALSRANVRVTEGTGAARRTVARARLEPAARHTLRIVVTADATEVRVDGRLRARVPVPPSAAGGHATGGVALGVHNDGAPRWPAFRTLTVAQTRPAAPAESAPEAPHGRGHGRTAP